The DNA region GCGTTTTTTGTTCATACAGCATGGCCTCAACGGTAAAATATTGACCGTAAGCGCTATGAAGTGTTTCTAAATACTGTTGTTTCCCTTGCATCTAACCTAATCCAGAACAACGGGTAAAACGGGACAAATAACCATGCCCAGCGACTTCTTCAAAGGAATGCCGGGTGACTCAGGTCGCTACTTGCGCGACGGTTCAATTGGAATTGTTGGCCTCTTCTCGGCCAGAATTGATGCGGATAAGCGTGAGGTGTTTTAGTCCCAGATCATCATAATTGAAACTGATCGGAAACAGGTTCTCTGGCACCTTACGAAATGATGCGGCAAGTAAATGGTTGTGCATTAGCTAAAAACCCTCTTAACCCCGTGCCGTCAACACTAAGCAACGGTTAATGACTCATAAACCATAAAACCCAACTACCCACGCTGTGCATTAGCATGAATGGTTCATACCTGCAAAACGGCGCAATTAAACCCTGCTATGACTGATAATGCAAGTAGGAATCTCAGTTTATTGCTTAGTTTTTGACACACTAACAATTTGTCGCCCAGAACTCAATTTTAATAATGTTAAATTTCAATTTGAATTCATAGTGTTACCTATGAGTTTCTGCAATGTTTATGCAGTGTTTTTCGCAACCCATCAGACGCTTACCCGTTACCCCGTAGGTGCTGTGTCACTCGGCAAGCAATCCTTCTGCGCATCTGCTGCCAGCTTACGGTATAATCCGCCCGTTTATAGCCAACAAGATGACAGAGACAAGATGGCCCAACTCGGAAAACGCTGCACGCTGGAAGTGATCAAACAAGTGGACTTTGGTGTGTATTTAAATGCTGGAGAACTGGGGCAAGTGTTGCTCCCCAGAAAATATGTTCCCAAAGAATGCCAAGCCGGCGATCAGGTGGAAGTTTTCCTGTATCTGGACTCGGATGATACGCCGATTGCCACCACCCAAAAACCGTTGGCACAGGTGGGCGAATTTGCTTACCTCAAAACCGTTGCCACTGGCCGCTATGGCGCATTCCTGGACTGGGGATTAGACAAAGACCTGTTACTGCCATTTGGCGAGCAACGCAAACCGGCAGAAGAAGGCCACAGTTACTTGGTGTATATCCATCTGAACCACGCCGATGAACGTATCGTGGCTTCTGCCAAAATCGACAAGTTTATCGATCAAACTCCGGCACGTTACCAAGAAGGTCAACAAGTGGAGCTGATCATCGCCGGGACGTCTGATTTAGGTTATAACGCTATCGTCAACCATCGCCACTGGGGCGTTATTTACCAGAATGAAGTTTTCCGCAAGTTGCGTTTCGGCCAAAAATTGCCAGGTTACATCAAACGGGTGCGCGCCGATAACAAACTGGATTTGACGCTGCAAAAAGGCGACCGACAAGAGTTAGATCAACAATCACAGCAGATCCTGCAAAAACTGCAAGCGGCCGGAGGCTATCTGCCATTGGGCGATAAAACAGCACCGGAAGTGATCTACGCCGAACTGGGCATGAGTAAAAAAGCATTTAAGAAAGCGATAGGCGGACTGTTTAAAGCTGGGAAACTGGCCATTGAGGATAACGGCATCCGCCTGCTCTGAACTGATAACAAGGACACTCCATGACACTGGACAGTATTGAAACACGTATTATTGGTTGCCTGCTGGAAAAAGAGGTCACCACGCCGGAACAATATCCCCTGTCACTCAATGCCCTGACATTGGCATGTAACCAGAAAACCTCTCGCGAGCCGGTGATGGATCTGACTGACAGTGAAGTGCTGGATGGACTGATGCGTTTGCAGCAGCAAAGATTAGTCACCGAAGAAACGGGTTTTGGCAGCCGGGTCAGCAAGTACCGCCATCGTTTTTGCAATACCGAGTTTTCTGATCTGCAGTTTCCGGCACCACAACTGGCGATTATCTGTCTGTTACTGCTGCGCGGGCCACAGACCGCCGGCGAATTAAGAGCCAGAGCACAACGACTTTATGAATTTCGAGATATCGCCGAAGTAGAACAGCATCTGCAGGCATTGTTAGACAAATCCATGTTACAGCAGTTGCCACGAGAAGCGGGCAAACGTGAAGTACGTTTTACCGAACTGTTCAGCCACACTGCTGATACGCTACCGCAGCAAACGCCGAGCAGTAGCGACAGTGACGCGCCATTGGCGTTACGGGTGCAGCAACTGGAGCAGCAGGTCGCCGCTCTTGAGCAACTGGTTGCCGCGCTACAACAAGCCATGCGTTAACACGGGCTGACACCATCACTACCACCCATTTGTAGGGGATCCCATGGGGTTAACTTCGAAAAAAACACACCCGGGTAGCTGGCATAATATCCGGCAACTGGCGTTGTTTGAATTGCAACGCTTATTACTGCAACGCCGTGGTTTACTGGCATTGCTGACCTTTGTTTTGTTATGGCTGCTGGTACTGGCCTATCCCATCAAGAGTGCTGCGGAACTGATGACAGATCCCAATATTAGGGATCTAGCCAGTGCCATAGATAACAAGATGCTGAGCCAGTTGTTTCGCTGGCCAGTGCCGGAACTGGCGGTGTATTGGGCCTTATCACTCTATCTGTTTCCGATGTTCTGCATCATGCTAGCAGCAGGTCAGTTTGCGGCCGATAAACAACGGGGAACCTTGCGTTTTCTGACGCTGCATTGTAGTCGCAGTGCGCTGTTTTTTGGCCGATTTCTCGGGATGATGCTGATCCAGTTACTGTTGCTGATCTTGACGGTAGTCGCCACTATTGTGCTGGCAATGATAAGAGAGCCATCCCTTAGCGGTGTTGCCATGACCGATGCCATCTGGGTCACCATTAATTTATTCGTTATTTTGTTGCCGTACACCGCCTTGATGTCAGTGTTATCACTGCTGGCGACCTCCAACCGCCAGGCTACCATTTATGCGGTATTGTTCTTCACGGTATCAGCCATTTTATTGCCGCTGCTAGATTATGCCCTGCCGCTGTTAGGGTTTCTGGATTATCTGGTGCCTGGCATGCAAACCGATGGTCTGCTGGCCGTCAGTCCCAAAGCCGCACTCAGCAGCGCGCCACTGCCGATTATCCAGTGCATCGCCTATCTAGCATTGGGGTTGCAAGTCATCAAACGGGGGATCTATGAATCTGTTACGATGCAGTGCCCTGAGCAAACGTTACGGCAATAAACTGGCGTTGGATAAGGTGGATCTGACGCTGGAAACGGGCAGTCCCATCGCGTTGGTGGGCCCCAACGGTGCAGGGAAAACCACCTTGATGAGTCTGCTGCTTGGCTTTATCAAGCCCTCATCTGGGGATATCAAGGTTTTTGGCAAACAGCCTGGAAGCACCGCTTTACTCGGTAAAGTGGCCGCGTTGCCGCAAGATGCGGCATTAGACCCAGATTTCAGCCTGGCAACTCAGTTAGCCTTATATGCCCGGTTGCACGGTTTTAGCAACAAAGCCGCCGCGCGTGAAGTACAACGAGTGTTGGCGTTAGTTGGCTTGGCGGATGCTGCCAATGCCTTACCTAAAGCCTTAAGCCACGGTATGAGTAAACGCGCCGCAATAGCGCAGGCACTTATTGGCAACCCCAAATTAGTGTTACTGGATGAACCCACCGCCGGACTCGACCCCGTCAATGCCCGTCATGTTCGGGACTTGGTAACAGAGCTGGCGGGAGACATCACCTTTATCATCAGCTCCCATAACCTTGAAGAGCTGGAAAAACTCTGTGGCAAGGTGCTGTATCTGGATCATGGCAAACTCAGCCAAGCTGTTGATTTAACCAAACCAGACAGCCAAGCCTACTTGACCTTGCAGATGCAACCTTGTGATATGACAGCCTTGCAGACCCAGTTGCAAAAGTTGCCAGGAGTTGAGGCGATTCAGCCCAGTGGCAAACATACGCTAGTGCTTAGATATCAGCCAGAACATGCCGGTCAGTTAGACATTCAACTGTTGCAGTTGTTACAGCAGCAACAGCTAGCGTATCGCATGTTACTTAAAGGTCGCACCTTAGAAGATCAACTATTTTCCTGATGTGTTATTGGCTGTCGGGTCGCCGCTCGTCGGCGACTTCCGCCTCTTCGGCTAATAGCGCCATGGATACGCGGGAAGATGACAAAGGCGCGCAGGCCACTGGTACCAAACCAGCTTCATCTAGCAAAGAACCCGGCGGCACACGGCCAGCTGCGCTGACTCGAGCCACCAGCCGATATGCAGTCATTGCCCCCAGAATGCCAAACAATACCGAGCCCAACGCTTGCCCAATCAGCACCCCGTAAACGCCACCTAACTGCCCGCCCAGCCAGACGAAAGGAATTGTGCCGATAGTGGCTTTCCCTATATTAAACACAGTCGAGTATTTGGCCTTTCCCAAATTATTGAATGTGGCATTGGCAATAAACAGTGCGCCATTAAACAGAAAAAACACCGCCATAAACTCACAGAAGAAATGGATCAGTTCAGCCGCCTGCCCGGCCATGGCGAACAAGGTGACAATCCAGTCTTTAAGCAGCAGTAGCAGCAATGACATGACCACCACATAACAGGTACAAAACTGTAATGCCCGCGTCAGACTTTCGCGCAGACGCTCATAAGCGCAGGCGCCAAAATTTTGCCCCACAATGGGCCCAATAGCGCCACTGAGCGCAAAGATCATCCCAAATGTTACCGGGATCAAGCGACCGATGACCGCCCAGCCCGCCACATAACTATCGCCAAAATCTGCCACAGCGCGGGTCACAAAAGCGTTACCAATTGGCGTTGCCACATTGGTGAGCATCGCTGGCCCCGCAATAGCAAAAATAACCGGCAGATCTTGCCGTAACGCCTGCCACTGAAAGCCGCCCCACAATTGGTGTTTGCCAAATACCCCTCGCGCGGCAATTACCAGCGCTGTTAAACGCGCCAAAACTGAGGCGGCGGCCGCACCTTCAATGCCTAAGCCAAATACAAAAATAAACAACGGATCCAGTGCGGCATTGACCGCCCCGCCCGCAAGGGTTGACCACATGGAGAGTTTGGCATCGCCTACCGCACGTAATGCGCCGCCAAAGGCCATCGCCAAACAGATAACCGGCAATGAAGGCACTAAGATGTACAGATAACTGGCGGCCAACTCAGCGGTATGACCGTTAGCGCCCACGAGTGCCAATAATTCGGGAATAAACAACGTCACTAACACAGAAGTCAGCAAGGCGACCACAAAGGTGATGATCGCCGCATTTATCAGTTGCCGTTTTGCTTTCTCAATTTCTCGGGCACCAATCGCGCGGGCGACCAAAGCCCCCAAGGCAATGGATAAGCCGATACCAATAGACGTGGTAAAAAAGGAAATAGTGCCCGCATAACCTACCGCCGCCGCGAGTTCCTGCTCACCCAGCAGGCTCAAGAAAAACATATCCAGCAGATCCACCAGAAACAGCGCTGAGACACCAATTGCCGCGGTAGAACTCATCACCAGAATATGTTTAAGGATACTGCCTTCGACAAACTTAGCGTGACTAGCTGTAGCAGAGAGATTACTCACGAGACTCCTTTTCTTGTGATAACGGGGCTTCCAGTTCGCTACCACAATGGCTGCAATATTTGGCCTGATGTTCGTGGCCGGTTTTAAGACAGTTGGCACAGCGGCGCAAGTCGCGCACACGTCCCATTTCCTGACCAATCTCTGCCGTCAGGATGCCGGTGGGAATAGCGATAATGGAATACCCCAACAACATAGTAAAAGCGGCAATCGCCTGCCCTAATTCAGTTTTGGGGGTGATGTCGCCATAACCGACGGTGGTAATAGTCACTATGGTCCAGTACACCGACTTAGGGATCGAACTGAAACCATTCTCTGGCCCTTCAACAACATACATAATGGCACCCAACACCATAATGATAAGGCTGACTGAAAAGAAGAAAATAAACACCTTGCGGCTAGACTGTAACATGGCCCGCAGCAACATGTTACCTTCGCTCAGGTAACGCAGCAGCTTCAACACGCGGAAGATCCGGAACAGTCGCAAGACACGAATAACTAACGTTAGATTGGCGCCCGGCACCAACAGCGCCAAGTAGCTCGGCAGTACACTAAGCAAGTCCACCAAACCGTAAAAACTGCGGGCATAGCGCCAACTATTCGCCGAACTGTAGAGCCGTAGCCCGTATTCCACCGTAAAAACTATGGTGAAAAACCATTCGAGGCCAATGATTAAACCACCGAAACGCTGATTCACCGCTTGCACAGTATTTAAGAACACCAACGCCACGCTGCAGATAATACAAATGATAAGCGCAATATCAAACGCTTTTCCTGCGGGAGTATCGGTGCCAAAAATAATCGTGCGCAACCACACCTGTAATGGTGAACCATGGTTTTGCTGTTGCTGTGTCATGCGCTTTATTTCCTGAGTTACCGTCCTGAGCTGAGCATGCGGATCATACATTCTTCAGCGAGTGCTTCAATAGCGGTTCACTTTTCGGTTATGATGCCGTCATTACTGGCATTCACCCACAATAACAACAAAATTCATGTTCAAGTGTACACATCTGCTGTTCATTGCCGCACTCGGTTTACTCAGTCAACCACTGTTGGCACAGCCCCAAGTTGACCTCGTTGTCGTGAAAAAATCGCTGTCACAGTTACGACTGATGAGCAATGGTAAAATATTGCACAAATACCATGTTGCCATGGGGGATATGCCCCGCGGCCACAAACTGAAAGAAGGCGACCAAAGGACACCTGAAGGGCGTTATATTCTCGACTACAAAAAGCCCAACAGTACTTATTATCGGGCGATCCACATCTCTTACCCCAATGATGAAGACATGTTCCGCGCACGGGCGCTTGGCCTTAACCCTGGGGGCAGATCATGATCCACGGCCAAAATCCCCACACCGATTTATCTCCAGAAGAAGCGCAACAATACAACTGGACCAACGGTTGTATCGCCGTCACCAATAAAGAAATGGACGAAATCTGGAAGTTGGTTGAACCCGGAACCCCAATTGAGATTTGGCCATGAGTCAGGTGGTCGATTACCCAACGCTGCAGGCAGCTTATGCTGACTTTGCCGTTAAGATGCAAACATTCATTCATCGGCTTGGCTTGCAGGTGCTGACGCAGTGCGATCACGTGGCGATTCGTGTTAACAGTCAGCAATTAGCCGATGACTTGCGCCAGCATTTTTTACGTGACGGCGAGCTGCTGTCCGACAAGCAGATCAACGGTCGGCCAATATTGATCATTAAACTGTCACAAGCACTGAGCTTAGGCCAATACCACATTCCCTGTATTGAGTTGCCCTACCCCAAAGACAAAGTCTATCCAGAAGAGGGGTGGGAACATATTGAATTGGTGTTGCCATGCGGCGCCACTGACTGCACACAACTACAGCAAGCACTGCTAACCCAAGTGCCCACATTGGCCCCGGTGTTTGCCGGTGACGATGCTATCCGCATCAAATACAGTAGCCCCGCGGGTGCCGCGGAACGTTTGCCTAATCCGACGATTGCTTTTCAATGGCAAGGTTTGTGCGTCAAAGTGCACCCCCACAGCATTGCCGCCATTATTGCGAGTGAAAATACGTCATCATAAAAGAAGCCCGGAACTTCCCGGGCTTTGCTGCATATCATGCAAATGATTAATCTAGCACTCTAAGATTGTCTACGACGTTTTTTACATCATCCGTATTACGGGCAATATTCAGTGCCAGATCTTTTTCAGCGGACGAGTGCAACTCACCATCCAGCGACACAACGCCGTCTTCCGTGGTCACGTTAATGGCAGTACCGCTGACTTCGGGTTCAAACAATAAACGTGTTTTTACCACTGTGGTGATTTTGGTATCGGTGAGCATCTGTGCGGCATCATCCGTATTATCATCACGCTTGGTTGGTGAAGCTGGCATAACCGTCAGTTTGTTATCGACTGACGTCACCCCTTGCAAGCCTTCCACCAGCTCGCCGGCCAAGGCTTTATCAACATCACTGTCAACTTCGCCTGTTAGGATAACCTTGCCCTGATGCACCTCGGTGTTGATATCAAAGTTATTGAGATTGGTGTTTAGCAACAACACGCTTTCTGCTTTACCATCGAGCCAGGCATCATGAGCCTCATTTTTCCAATTCTGCGCATAGCTGTATGCCGGAATGAGTAAACCCAAGGCAAGGGTGGCAGATATCAGCTTGTTATTCATAACAACCTCCTTCTCGTGATTGAAAACCGCGTTATTGGTTTAATCTCCAAGCGCTGCTTAACACAGAGGACCAACAGCTAGATAACGCGTTTGTCATATGCACTATTACCATTACCAGAATGATGCCAACCTTAATAAATTATTTAATTTCAACTTGTTATATAGAAGCTCTATTGCTGCAACATGCAACATTCACGCGCATCCAGGTAAAATTTTCACCCCTACGGGTAACTTTTACTGCTTCAATCGTTGCCAAAATCCTGGTCACTAACCGGGAATACACTATCAAGACTTAATTGCCTGGCGGCGGCCATATCCGCCAGCAACGCGGATACCGATGCGGACTCGCAATAGGCAACACTACGGCGATGCCAACTCGCCACATCTTGCTCCAGCCGCCATAGTGCCAGACGAAAGGCATGACTGTTTGGCGGCGGCATCGATAGTGGTTGCTGTTTTAATATGCGATAACGATGCGCCAATAGCGGCGGGCTCCACATCAATACAGAGGGTAACGATGGCCAACGATGCCCCGACTGCTCTGCCAATCCGGTAAAACGTAGCAAACTCCCGGCAATGCCAGAATGTAGCCGTTGTAAGCGCGTCAATGTCCGGCGCAAATGATAACTGTCGGTTAACTGCAACCAGCGTTGACGCAAGGGCAATGGATCTAGTTCCAATCGCAAATTGAGGTATAACAATGCAACATCGGTGTTGCTGAAATGCTGGCAATTGCCGGCATGAGTGAACAGGCGCAACCCAGAGTGCAGATGAGTC from Shewanella dokdonensis includes:
- a CDS encoding CvfB family protein, which gives rise to MAQLGKRCTLEVIKQVDFGVYLNAGELGQVLLPRKYVPKECQAGDQVEVFLYLDSDDTPIATTQKPLAQVGEFAYLKTVATGRYGAFLDWGLDKDLLLPFGEQRKPAEEGHSYLVYIHLNHADERIVASAKIDKFIDQTPARYQEGQQVELIIAGTSDLGYNAIVNHRHWGVIYQNEVFRKLRFGQKLPGYIKRVRADNKLDLTLQKGDRQELDQQSQQILQKLQAAGGYLPLGDKTAPEVIYAELGMSKKAFKKAIGGLFKAGKLAIEDNGIRLL
- a CDS encoding YceH family protein, giving the protein MTLDSIETRIIGCLLEKEVTTPEQYPLSLNALTLACNQKTSREPVMDLTDSEVLDGLMRLQQQRLVTEETGFGSRVSKYRHRFCNTEFSDLQFPAPQLAIICLLLLRGPQTAGELRARAQRLYEFRDIAEVEQHLQALLDKSMLQQLPREAGKREVRFTELFSHTADTLPQQTPSSSDSDAPLALRVQQLEQQVAALEQLVAALQQAMR
- a CDS encoding ABC transporter permease subunit, yielding MGLTSKKTHPGSWHNIRQLALFELQRLLLQRRGLLALLTFVLLWLLVLAYPIKSAAELMTDPNIRDLASAIDNKMLSQLFRWPVPELAVYWALSLYLFPMFCIMLAAGQFAADKQRGTLRFLTLHCSRSALFFGRFLGMMLIQLLLLILTVVATIVLAMIREPSLSGVAMTDAIWVTINLFVILLPYTALMSVLSLLATSNRQATIYAVLFFTVSAILLPLLDYALPLLGFLDYLVPGMQTDGLLAVSPKAALSSAPLPIIQCIAYLALGLQVIKRGIYESVTMQCPEQTLRQ
- a CDS encoding ABC transporter ATP-binding protein, producing the protein MNLLRCSALSKRYGNKLALDKVDLTLETGSPIALVGPNGAGKTTLMSLLLGFIKPSSGDIKVFGKQPGSTALLGKVAALPQDAALDPDFSLATQLALYARLHGFSNKAAAREVQRVLALVGLADAANALPKALSHGMSKRAAIAQALIGNPKLVLLDEPTAGLDPVNARHVRDLVTELAGDITFIISSHNLEELEKLCGKVLYLDHGKLSQAVDLTKPDSQAYLTLQMQPCDMTALQTQLQKLPGVEAIQPSGKHTLVLRYQPEHAGQLDIQLLQLLQQQQLAYRMLLKGRTLEDQLFS
- a CDS encoding MATE family efflux transporter; amino-acid sequence: MSSTAAIGVSALFLVDLLDMFFLSLLGEQELAAAVGYAGTISFFTTSIGIGLSIALGALVARAIGAREIEKAKRQLINAAIITFVVALLTSVLVTLFIPELLALVGANGHTAELAASYLYILVPSLPVICLAMAFGGALRAVGDAKLSMWSTLAGGAVNAALDPLFIFVFGLGIEGAAAASVLARLTALVIAARGVFGKHQLWGGFQWQALRQDLPVIFAIAGPAMLTNVATPIGNAFVTRAVADFGDSYVAGWAVIGRLIPVTFGMIFALSGAIGPIVGQNFGACAYERLRESLTRALQFCTCYVVVMSLLLLLLKDWIVTLFAMAGQAAELIHFFCEFMAVFFLFNGALFIANATFNNLGKAKYSTVFNIGKATIGTIPFVWLGGQLGGVYGVLIGQALGSVLFGILGAMTAYRLVARVSAAGRVPPGSLLDEAGLVPVACAPLSSSRVSMALLAEEAEVADERRPDSQ
- a CDS encoding ion transporter, which codes for MTQQQQNHGSPLQVWLRTIIFGTDTPAGKAFDIALIICIICSVALVFLNTVQAVNQRFGGLIIGLEWFFTIVFTVEYGLRLYSSANSWRYARSFYGLVDLLSVLPSYLALLVPGANLTLVIRVLRLFRIFRVLKLLRYLSEGNMLLRAMLQSSRKVFIFFFSVSLIIMVLGAIMYVVEGPENGFSSIPKSVYWTIVTITTVGYGDITPKTELGQAIAAFTMLLGYSIIAIPTGILTAEIGQEMGRVRDLRRCANCLKTGHEHQAKYCSHCGSELEAPLSQEKESRE
- a CDS encoding VOC family protein, whose product is MSQVVDYPTLQAAYADFAVKMQTFIHRLGLQVLTQCDHVAIRVNSQQLADDLRQHFLRDGELLSDKQINGRPILIIKLSQALSLGQYHIPCIELPYPKDKVYPEEGWEHIELVLPCGATDCTQLQQALLTQVPTLAPVFAGDDAIRIKYSSPAGAAERLPNPTIAFQWQGLCVKVHPHSIAAIIASENTSS
- a CDS encoding BON domain-containing protein; its protein translation is MNNKLISATLALGLLIPAYSYAQNWKNEAHDAWLDGKAESVLLLNTNLNNFDINTEVHQGKVILTGEVDSDVDKALAGELVEGLQGVTSVDNKLTVMPASPTKRDDNTDDAAQMLTDTKITTVVKTRLLFEPEVSGTAINVTTEDGVVSLDGELHSSAEKDLALNIARNTDDVKNVVDNLRVLD